Proteins found in one Actinokineospora alba genomic segment:
- a CDS encoding amidase family protein: MEDLLWAGAHAQARALSAGQVTAPELLEAVLRRAETVNPTVNAFRVLYADAARTAAVDAQRRLDAGERTPLLGVPIAVKDDTDVAGGVTTKGGRPQSPPAEQDSAVVAKLRAAGAVIVGHTLTPEQCLWPFTESLAYGATRNPWNLDYTPGGSSGGSASAIAAGIVGVATGSDGGGSIRMPASATGIFGVKTSRDLVDVAPWSGTWSGLSVIGPLGRTVADTAAMLDVIAEDAGTYGDAVTADPGTLRIALSWRTPLGPTPMNPRWKRAVVDTADRLRDLGHRVTVADPALGTGPSTQFLIRYLRGVAQDVAKLPNPKWLEPRTRKVAALGRRVPDRTLRWAHAGEAPLRRVLEEFFTRFDVILQPSWTRRPTRIGQFHGSGLSATYTGVTHRIPYFPTWNVLGNPVAALPVGRDETGMPIGVQLIGPDRSERLLLSLAGQYERAHPWVDRRPDL, translated from the coding sequence ATGGAAGATCTGCTCTGGGCCGGAGCCCACGCGCAGGCACGGGCGCTGAGCGCGGGTCAGGTCACCGCGCCGGAGCTGCTCGAAGCCGTGCTGCGCCGGGCCGAGACGGTGAACCCCACGGTGAACGCCTTCCGCGTGCTCTACGCCGACGCGGCGCGAACGGCCGCTGTGGACGCCCAACGCAGACTCGACGCGGGGGAGCGCACGCCGCTGCTCGGCGTCCCCATCGCCGTCAAGGACGACACCGATGTGGCGGGTGGCGTGACCACCAAGGGCGGCCGCCCGCAGTCGCCGCCCGCCGAGCAGGACAGCGCCGTCGTCGCGAAGCTGCGCGCGGCGGGCGCGGTGATCGTCGGCCACACGCTCACCCCCGAGCAGTGCCTCTGGCCGTTCACCGAGTCGCTGGCCTACGGCGCCACCCGCAACCCGTGGAACCTCGACTACACCCCCGGAGGCTCCTCCGGCGGTTCGGCGTCGGCCATCGCCGCGGGCATCGTCGGCGTGGCCACCGGCTCCGACGGCGGCGGCTCGATCCGCATGCCCGCCTCCGCCACGGGCATCTTCGGCGTCAAGACCTCCCGGGACCTCGTCGACGTGGCACCGTGGTCCGGTACGTGGAGCGGCCTGTCGGTGATCGGCCCGCTCGGCCGCACGGTCGCCGACACTGCCGCCATGCTCGACGTGATCGCCGAGGACGCCGGCACCTACGGCGACGCGGTCACCGCCGACCCGGGCACCCTGCGTATCGCCCTCTCCTGGCGCACACCGCTCGGCCCCACGCCGATGAACCCCCGCTGGAAGCGCGCCGTCGTCGACACCGCCGACCGGCTGCGCGACCTCGGCCACCGGGTCACCGTCGCCGACCCCGCGCTCGGCACCGGCCCGTCCACCCAGTTCCTGATCCGCTACCTGCGCGGCGTCGCCCAGGACGTCGCCAAGCTGCCGAACCCGAAGTGGCTGGAGCCGCGCACCCGCAAGGTCGCCGCCCTCGGCAGGCGCGTCCCCGACCGCACCCTGCGCTGGGCGCACGCGGGTGAGGCCCCGCTGCGCCGGGTGCTGGAGGAGTTCTTCACCCGTTTCGACGTGATCCTGCAGCCCTCGTGGACCCGCAGGCCGACCCGCATCGGGCAGTTCCACGGCAGCGGGCTGTCCGCGACGTACACGGGCGTGACGCACCGCATCCCGTACTTCCCGACGTGGAACGTCCTGGGCAACCCGGTCGCCGCCCTCCCGGTCGGCCGCGACGAGACGGGCATGCCGATCGGCGTCCAGCTGATCGGCCCGGACCGCTCGGAGCGCCTGCTGCTGTCGCTGGCCGGGCAGTATGAGCGGGCTCACCCGTGGGTCGACCGCAGGCCCGACCTCTGA